The Vitis riparia cultivar Riparia Gloire de Montpellier isolate 1030 chromosome 3, EGFV_Vit.rip_1.0, whole genome shotgun sequence genome includes a region encoding these proteins:
- the LOC117911238 gene encoding putative disease resistance protein At1g50180, whose protein sequence is MATDAVVSFAVERIGDMLIQEAIFLKGVRGKVERLQKDLRAMKCFLEEAEKKQEEDLRVRNWVSEIRDVVYDVEDIIDMFILNAESLRTDYFLKRVFKKLINRHKVGKKIEDIQLTLQDISNRREALGIKNIGEGTRGSGQMLQDLRRSSPRAEERVIVGLTQEADKLVRQLIGGGQRRRVISIVGMGGIGKTTLAKKVYNHEKIVEHFPEFRAWIYVSQDCRPREVYMQIINQVSAPTKEQAEMIEKYGENELGDFLHDHLKEKKYLIVLDDVWRCADWDFLAKVSTNDPDCLGNVFPDGSNGSRLLLTTRYKDVALHADARTIPHEMRLLSTQQSWDLFCRKEFLHADSERYPPDLKELGKEMVDKCKGLPLAIVVLGGLLSRNTSHTAWKQVHDNISAYLDKEGQMGVMAMLNLSYIDLPHYLKPCFLHLSLFPEDYVISSRKLLLLWTAEGFVREQDDRRMKDMAEVYLNELINRNLIQVVRMSVNARVTKCRVHDLVRELAIEKAKEQNFIGTNIADPLSPSTSLSLFSPKSRRRSIYSDFERTFTKGELRFFREKGQTTKRSRQAVKELAAILGYPGKTRGQNHI, encoded by the coding sequence ATGGCGACAGACGCTGTGGTTTCCTTTGCGGTTGAAAGGATCGGTGACATGCTCATTCAAGAAGCAATTTTCTTGAAGGGGGTACGGGGGAAAGTGGAGAGGCTGCAGAAAGATCTAAGGGCGATGAAATGCTTCTTGGAAGAAGCGGAGAAGAAGCAAGAAGAAGATTTAAGAGTGCGCAACTGGGTTTCCGAAATCCGTGATGTGGTTTATGATGTTGAGGACATCATAGACATGTTCATCCTGAATGCAGAGTCCCTGAGAACAGACTACTTTCTCAAGCGTGTCTTCAAGAAGTTGATAAACCGCCATAAGGTTGGCAAGAAAATTGAAGACATCCAACTGACCCTCCAAGACATCTCAAATAGGCGGGAGGCTctaggaataaaaaatattggagaAGGAACAAGAGGTTCGGGTCAAATGTTGCAGGATCTAAGACGCTCCTCTCCTCGTGCAGAAGAGCGTGTCATCGTGGGCCTTACGCAGGAGGCAGATAAGCTAGTGAGGCAGCTGATCGGAGGAGGCCAAAGACGCCGCGTGATTTCCATAGTAGGAATGGGCGGCATAGGCAAAACCACCCTTGCCAAGAAGGTCTATAATCATGAAAAAATTGTGGAACACTTTCCAGAATTTCGTGCCTGGATTTATGTATCCCAAGATTGTAGACCCAGAGAGGTTTATATGCAAATTATTAACCAGGTTTCTGCACCGACTAAAGAGCAAGCAGAAATGATAGAGAAGTATGGTGAGAACGAGTTGGGGGATTTCCTTCATGATCATTTGAAggagaaaaaatatttgatagttCTGGATGATGTATGGAGGTGTGCCGATTGGGATTTTCTTGCAAAAGTGAGCACCAACGATCCTGATTGCCTTGGAAATGTTTTTCCCGATGGGAGTAACGGCAGCAGATTACTTCTTACAACTCGATATAAGGATGTTGCTTTGCATGCAGATGCTCGAACTATTCCCCATGAAATGCGGCTTCTTTCGACACAACAGAGCTGGGACTTGTTTTGTCGGAAGGAGTTCCTTCATGCTGATAGCGAGAGGTATCCTCCAGATTTGAAGGAACTTGGGAAAGAGATGGTGGACAAATGTAAAGGTTTGCCATTGGCCATCGTTGTATTGGGGGGTTTGCTGTCAAGAAATACGTCACATACAGCCTGGAAGCAGGTGCACGATAACATTAGTGCATACCTTGATAAAGAAGGCCAAATGGGAGTAATGGCAATGCTAAACCTGAGCTACATCGACTTGCCCCATTACTTGAAACCGTGCTTTCTTCATTTAAGCCTCTTCCCAGAAGATTATGTGATCTCCTCAAGAAAACTGCTCCTTTTATGGACTGCTGAGGGTTTTGTGCGAGAACAAGATGACCGAAGAATGAAAGACATGGCTGAGGTTTACTTGAATGAGTTAATCAATAGAAATTTGATTCAAGTAGTGAGAATGAGTGTTAATGCAAGGGTTACGAAATGTCGGGTTCATGACCTTGTACGAGAGTTGGCCATTGAAAAGGCAAAAGAGCAAAACTTCATTGGAACTAATATCGCAGATCCTCTATCCCCCTCCACCAGTTTATCTCTCTTTTCACCTAAATCCCGTCGAAGAAGTATTTATTCTGACTTTGAAAG
- the LOC117911237 gene encoding putative disease resistance protein At1g50180 translates to MATDAVVSFAIERIGDMLIQEAIFLKGVRGKVERLNKDLGAMKCFLEEAEKKQEEDVRVRNWVSEIREAVYDVEDIIDMFILNAESLRTVYFLKRVFKKLINRHKVGKKIEAVQLNLQDISNRREALGIKNIGEGTSGSGQMLEDLRRSSPRAEERVIVGLTEEADKLVKQLTVGDQRRRVISLVGMGGIGKTTLAKKVYNHEKIVKHFPDCRAWIYVSQDCRPREVYMQIINQVSAPTKEQAEMIEKYGENELGDFLHDHLKEKRYLIVLDDVWSCADWNFLAKLSTNDPDCPGNVFPDGSNGSRFLLTTRYKDVALHADARTIPHEMRLLSKQQSWDLFCRKAFLDADSERYPPDLKELGEEMVDKCNGLPLAIVVLGSLLSRNLSNTKWKEVHDNITAYLAKEGEMGVMAILNLSYIDLPHYLKPCFLHLSLFPEDYVISSRKLLLLWTAEGFVPEQDDRRMKDMAEVYLNELINRNLIQVVRMSVNARVMECRVHDLVRELAIEKAKEQNFIGTNIADPLSPSTSLSLFSPKSRRRSIYSDFERTFIDGEHGFFREKGETAERSRQAVEELAAYLRYPRKTHGQNPI, encoded by the exons ATGGCGACAGATGCTGTGGTTTCCTTTGCGATTGAAAGGATCGGTGACATGCTCATTCAAGAAGCAATTTTTTTGAAGGGGGTACGGGGGAAAGTCGAGAGGCTGAATAAAGATCTAGGGGCCATGAAATGCTTCTTGGAAGAAGCGGAGAAGAAGCAAGAAGAAGATGTAAGAGTGCGCAACTGGGTTTCTGAAATCCGTGAAGCGGTTTATGATGTTGAGGACATCATAGACATGTTCATCCTGAATGCAGAGTCCCTGCGAACAGTCTACTTTCTCAAGCGTGTCTTCAAGAAGTTGATAAACCGCCATAAGGTTGGCAAGAAAATTGAAGCCGTCCAACTCAACCTCCAAGACATCTCAAATAGGCGGGAGGCTCTcggaataaaaaatattggagaAGGAACAAGCGGTTCGGGTCAAATGTTGGAGGATCTAAGACGCTCCTCTCCTCGTGCAGAAGAACGTGTCATCGTTGGCCTTACAGAGGAGGCAGATAAGCTAGTGAAGCAGCTCACCGTAGGAGACCAAAGGCGCCGCGTGATTTCTTTGGTAGGAATGGGCGGCATAGGCAAAACCACCCTTGCCAAGAAGGTCTATAATcatgaaaaaattgtgaaacactTTCCAGATTGTCGTGCCTGGATTTATGTATCCCAAGATTGTAGACCCAGAGAGGTTTATATGCAAATTATTAACCAGGTTTCTGCACCAACTAAAGAGCAAGCAGAAATGATAGAGAAGTATGGAGAGAATGAGTTGGGGGATTTCCTTCACGATCATTTGAAGGAGAAAAGATATTTGATAGTTCTGGATGATGTATGGAGCTGTGCCGATTGGAATTTTCTTGCAAAACTGAGCACCAACGATCCTGATTGCCCTGGAAATGTTTTTCCCGATGGGAGTAACGGCAGCAGATTTCTTCTTACAACTCGATATAAGGATGTTGCTTTGCATGCAGATGCTCGAACTATTCCCCATGAAATGCGGCTTCTTTCGAAACAACAGAGCTGGGACTTGTTTTGTCGGAAGGCATTCCTTGATGCTGACAGCGAGAGGTATCCTCCAGATTTGAAGGAACTTGGGGAAGAGATGGTGGACAAATGTAATGGCTTGCCATTGGCCATCGTTGTATTGGGGAGTTTGCTGTCAAGGAATTTGTCAAATACAAAATGGAAGGAGGTGCACGATAACATTACTGCATACCTTGCTAAAGAAGGCGAAATGGGAGTAATGGCAATTCTAAACCTGAGCTACATCGACTTGCCCCATTACTTGAAACCGTGCTTTCTTCATTTAAGCCTCTTCCCAGAAGATTATGTGATCTCCTCAAGAAAACTGCTCCTTTTATGGACTGCTGAGGGTTTTGTGCCAGAACAAGATGACAGAAGAATGAAAGACATGGCTGAGGTTTACTTGAATGAGTTAATCAATAGAAACTTGATTCAAGTAGTGAGAATGAGTGTTAATGCAAGGGTAATGGAATGTCGGGTTCATGATCTTGTACGAGAGTTGGCCATTGAAAAGGCAAAAGAGCAAAACTTCATTGGAACTAATATCGCAGATCCTCTATCCCCCTCCACCAGTTTATCTCTCTTTTCACCTAAATCCCGTCGACGAAGTATTTATTCTGACTTTGAGAG GACCTTTATAGATGGTGAACATGGATTTTTCCGTGAAAAAG GTGAAACAGCAGAGCGCTCCAGGCAAGCAGTTGAAGAATTAGCCGCCTATCTCAGATATCCAAGAAAAACTCATGGCCAAAATCCAAT ATAA